One genomic window of Pirellulales bacterium includes the following:
- the floA gene encoding flotillin-like protein FloA (flotillin-like protein involved in membrane lipid rafts): MLLAEESVVRIVIIVAAMFIVIFALFLVAVLGRYLRLWVQSMASGAGIGIFDLLAMTFRKVDPRVIVRSKIMAVQSGLGEESGITTKALEAHYMAQGHVPLVVRAIIAAHKAKMIALDWKLATTIDLAGRDVLEAVQTSVYPKVIDCPARGSGKEALDALAKNGIQLKVKARVTVRANLNQLVGGATEQTIIARVGEGIVSAIGSAEKHTDVLQNPDRISKAVLARRLDSQTAFEIVSIDIADVDVGDNIGARLQADQAEAGMRVARANAEGRRTMAVAREQEMVAQIEESRAKLVEAEAEVPKAIADAIRGGTLGIMDYYKLRNVQADTDMRRSIAGAGTPAAMQMSPST; this comes from the coding sequence ATGTTGTTGGCAGAAGAAAGTGTCGTGCGGATCGTGATCATCGTCGCGGCGATGTTCATCGTCATTTTCGCATTGTTTCTGGTCGCCGTGCTCGGGCGGTACTTGCGATTGTGGGTGCAATCGATGGCCAGCGGCGCCGGCATCGGCATTTTCGACCTGTTGGCAATGACATTTCGCAAAGTCGACCCGCGCGTGATCGTTCGCAGCAAAATCATGGCCGTGCAATCGGGCTTGGGCGAAGAATCGGGCATTACGACCAAGGCCCTGGAAGCGCACTATATGGCCCAAGGGCACGTGCCGCTGGTGGTGCGGGCGATCATCGCCGCTCACAAGGCCAAGATGATCGCACTGGATTGGAAGCTCGCGACGACCATCGATCTGGCCGGCCGCGACGTGCTCGAAGCCGTGCAGACGAGCGTTTATCCAAAGGTGATCGATTGCCCGGCCCGCGGCTCGGGGAAAGAAGCGCTCGACGCCCTGGCGAAGAATGGAATCCAACTCAAGGTGAAAGCGCGGGTGACTGTGCGGGCCAATTTGAACCAATTGGTCGGCGGCGCCACCGAGCAGACGATCATTGCTCGCGTGGGCGAGGGGATCGTGAGCGCGATCGGTTCGGCGGAAAAGCATACCGATGTGTTGCAAAACCCCGATCGGATTTCAAAAGCGGTGCTTGCCCGTCGGCTCGATTCGCAAACCGCCTTCGAGATCGTGTCGATCGATATTGCCGACGTCGACGTGGGCGACAACATTGGCGCCCGGCTGCAAGCCGATCAGGCCGAAGCGGGGATGCGCGTGGCTCGGGCGAACGCCGAGGGACGGCGCACGATGGCCGTGGCGCGCGAGCAGGAAATGGTTGCCCAGATCGAGGAAAGCCGTGCTAAATTGGTGGAAGCCGAGGCCGAAGTTCCCAAAGCCATCGCGGATGCGATTCGCGGCGGCACGCTCGGTATAATGGATTACTACAAACTGCGAAACGTTCAAGCCGATACGGACATGCGGCGCAGCATCGCTGGCGCGGGAACTCCGGCGGCCATGCAGATGTCGCCGAGCACTTGA
- a CDS encoding peptidylprolyl isomerase, which produces MRRQLLGLLIAIGFFAGCISTAPPAASPLAAAGGAPAAPAAAAAPATSTSASGTTVNVATPSTPCCPHQTLWQFLGIKNAFTDIMKLIEALRNCLGSTFPGLESVPPLTAITNPANMNSSNPAIAAAAGAKADEDQAGQKIKAIRYLATLGCAGCYPDIEDALLASLDDCTEAVRYEAAKAFRELSGRSCSACKTKSCCSPKVRKKLDEVANKKEKNCYKEPSERVRRMARLALAGCGGGATPTPAPQEGPSENPPQKGKLPAKTAADDDQTTKALAALVSNLVTPASANAASAPGPASANDARPASSVQVRVSQTPLECGCGVNQSASVFIPASSAAASNQQPTPAAPANPSSEAVAAIPAIAASILKAALPAPAPAAVGAPPTANANLASVVVANPTASSAVHAAAPASGAVLAEINGRPIFESEVVPEADRQLADLPAVAPAEKLRIRAEYIRRQLARVIDRKLLAQEARRTGPQINQASFQAAGNDESALADALIKAVVRVDTNTTPEQLWTCYRVNQQKFVRPAEVRFEQVSVRIDRFASRDAAVAAMSYVRNRALGNPVGQPPANLEAIHVQTSGWVRRDDIPSPAAAELLFRIPVGGISPLLDSGDTLHIDRVLERHAAGLVPLEQCAEAVRQQILRERREYLQQAYLSQLRSRAQIWTIFDPPRTELKMVRPLDAAGGR; this is translated from the coding sequence ATGCGGCGCCAACTGCTCGGATTGCTTATCGCGATCGGCTTCTTTGCCGGGTGCATTTCGACCGCACCACCGGCGGCGAGCCCGTTGGCAGCCGCCGGCGGCGCCCCGGCGGCGCCTGCTGCCGCGGCTGCTCCGGCCACCTCGACGAGTGCCAGCGGCACGACCGTGAATGTGGCCACACCGTCGACCCCTTGCTGCCCGCATCAGACGTTGTGGCAGTTCCTGGGCATCAAGAATGCCTTCACCGACATCATGAAGCTGATCGAGGCGCTGCGAAATTGCCTCGGTTCGACATTCCCTGGTTTGGAATCGGTGCCACCGCTGACGGCGATCACGAATCCGGCGAACATGAATTCGTCGAACCCGGCCATCGCGGCGGCAGCCGGCGCGAAGGCCGACGAAGACCAGGCCGGACAGAAGATCAAAGCGATCCGCTACTTGGCCACCCTCGGCTGCGCCGGCTGCTATCCGGATATCGAAGATGCATTGCTCGCTTCGCTCGACGATTGCACGGAGGCCGTGCGCTATGAAGCGGCGAAAGCGTTCCGCGAGTTGTCGGGCCGATCGTGCTCCGCTTGCAAAACCAAGAGTTGCTGCAGCCCGAAAGTGCGCAAGAAGTTGGACGAAGTTGCCAACAAGAAGGAAAAGAATTGCTACAAGGAGCCGTCGGAGCGCGTGCGCCGCATGGCACGGCTTGCGTTGGCCGGCTGCGGCGGCGGAGCGACCCCAACCCCCGCGCCTCAGGAAGGCCCCTCGGAAAACCCGCCGCAAAAAGGCAAACTGCCTGCGAAAACTGCCGCCGATGACGATCAGACCACCAAAGCGCTCGCGGCACTGGTGAGCAACCTTGTCACGCCCGCAAGCGCAAATGCCGCGAGCGCACCGGGCCCCGCTTCGGCCAACGATGCCCGGCCCGCTTCTTCCGTCCAGGTTCGCGTTTCTCAGACTCCATTGGAATGCGGCTGCGGCGTGAACCAATCGGCTTCGGTCTTTATTCCCGCGTCATCGGCAGCGGCAAGCAACCAACAGCCGACACCCGCCGCTCCCGCGAATCCATCGTCGGAAGCGGTGGCAGCCATTCCGGCGATCGCGGCGTCGATTCTGAAGGCCGCCTTGCCGGCACCGGCACCGGCGGCAGTTGGTGCGCCGCCGACAGCGAACGCCAATTTGGCAAGTGTCGTCGTGGCAAACCCGACCGCGAGCAGCGCCGTTCACGCCGCCGCTCCGGCATCGGGCGCAGTGCTGGCGGAAATCAATGGCCGGCCGATCTTCGAAAGCGAAGTCGTGCCCGAGGCCGATCGGCAGTTGGCCGATCTGCCGGCCGTGGCGCCGGCCGAGAAGCTGCGAATTCGGGCCGAATATATCCGCCGCCAATTGGCTCGCGTCATCGATCGAAAGCTGCTGGCCCAGGAAGCGCGACGCACCGGTCCGCAGATCAACCAGGCATCGTTTCAAGCGGCCGGCAACGACGAGAGCGCCTTGGCCGACGCCTTGATCAAGGCGGTGGTGCGGGTCGACACGAACACGACACCGGAACAGCTTTGGACCTGCTACCGTGTGAACCAACAAAAATTCGTTCGACCGGCAGAGGTGCGGTTCGAGCAAGTTTCCGTTCGGATCGATCGCTTCGCGTCACGCGATGCCGCGGTGGCTGCAATGTCGTACGTGCGGAATCGAGCGCTCGGCAATCCGGTTGGTCAGCCGCCGGCCAACCTCGAGGCGATCCACGTGCAGACTTCCGGATGGGTTCGCCGCGACGACATTCCATCGCCCGCGGCAGCGGAGCTGTTGTTCCGCATACCGGTCGGCGGCATCTCGCCGCTGCTCGATAGCGGCGACACGTTGCACATTGATCGCGTGCTCGAGCGACATGCAGCCGGCCTGGTGCCGCTGGAGCAATGTGCCGAGGCCGTGCGCCAGCAGATTCTCCGCGAGCGGCGCGAATATCTGCAACAAGCGTATCTGAGCCAATTGCGGAGCCGGGCACAAATCTGGACGATCTTCGATCCACCGCGAACCGAGTTGAAAATGGTTCGCCCGCTGGATGCGGCAGGCGGAAGGTAG
- a CDS encoding response regulator — translation MNACFYEQPQLDEPVVDRPAVVLIVEDDVALSMALSLSLSKQGFETASSRSGNRALELAREKRFAAVLLDLHLPDADGLDICQQLVDDRRTCDVPVIIISGSDRPDVLRRCRAAGCQYFIRKPYDPSTLLIVLRHAIDESRQCENPEFPDSDFPMAG, via the coding sequence ATGAACGCTTGTTTCTACGAGCAACCGCAGCTTGACGAACCGGTCGTCGACCGGCCTGCCGTGGTGCTGATCGTCGAAGACGATGTGGCTCTTTCGATGGCTCTCAGCCTGTCGCTTTCCAAGCAGGGCTTCGAGACGGCCAGCTCCCGGTCCGGCAATCGCGCGTTGGAATTGGCCCGAGAAAAGCGGTTTGCGGCCGTCTTGCTCGACCTGCACTTGCCCGATGCCGACGGGCTCGATATTTGTCAGCAATTGGTCGACGATCGCCGCACCTGCGACGTGCCGGTGATCATCATCAGCGGATCGGATCGGCCAGACGTTCTGCGTCGCTGCCGGGCGGCGGGCTGCCAGTATTTCATCCGCAAGCCGTACGACCCCAGCACACTGCTGATCGTGCTGCGGCATGCGATCGACGAATCGCGGCAATGCGAGAATCCGGAATTCCCCGATTCCGACTTTCCGATGGCGGGCTAG
- a CDS encoding NAD(P)-dependent oxidoreductase, whose amino-acid sequence MNLGWIGTGVMGQSMCGHLLRRGFAVTVFNRTRAKAEPLLAAGARWADNPKAVAEASEVVFTLVGFPADVREVVLGPQGTLAGSRPGNILVDMTTSEPALAIEIAKQAAERNVASLDAPVTGGDIGAREARLSIMVGGDRDVSEKLRPCFEAMGKTIVHQGGPGAGQHAKMVNQVLIASGMVAVCEGLLYAYRAGLNLEKVMESVSSGAAGSWSLTNYGPRIIGGRFEPGFFVEHFLKDMGIALAEAGRMGLALPGLALARQLYIALRSQGHGRDGTHSLILALASISGIDWKNR is encoded by the coding sequence ATGAACCTCGGCTGGATCGGCACTGGCGTGATGGGGCAGAGCATGTGCGGGCATTTGTTGCGCCGCGGATTTGCCGTGACGGTGTTCAATCGCACGCGGGCCAAGGCCGAGCCGCTGTTGGCTGCCGGCGCTCGATGGGCCGATAATCCCAAGGCTGTCGCCGAAGCTTCGGAAGTGGTGTTTACGCTGGTCGGTTTTCCTGCCGACGTTCGCGAGGTGGTGCTCGGACCGCAAGGCACATTGGCCGGCAGCCGCCCGGGAAACATCTTGGTCGATATGACCACGAGCGAGCCGGCGCTGGCGATCGAAATCGCCAAACAGGCTGCCGAACGGAACGTCGCAAGCCTCGACGCACCGGTGACCGGCGGGGACATCGGCGCCCGCGAAGCTCGGCTTTCGATCATGGTCGGCGGCGATCGAGACGTGTCCGAAAAATTGCGCCCTTGCTTCGAAGCGATGGGCAAAACCATCGTACATCAAGGCGGCCCGGGCGCCGGCCAGCATGCCAAAATGGTGAATCAAGTGCTCATCGCCTCGGGCATGGTCGCCGTCTGCGAGGGATTGCTCTACGCGTATCGGGCCGGCTTGAATCTCGAAAAAGTGATGGAATCGGTGTCGTCGGGGGCGGCCGGAAGCTGGTCGCTCACGAATTACGGCCCACGAATCATCGGCGGGCGATTCGAGCCGGGATTCTTCGTCGAGCATTTTCTCAAGGACATGGGCATCGCCCTGGCCGAGGCCGGCCGTATGGGTTTGGCGCTGCCCGGGCTGGCGCTGGCCAGGCAGTTGTACATTGCCCTGCGGAGCCAAGGCCACGGCCGCGACGGCACGCATTCGCTGATTCTGGCGCTGGCATCGATCTCGGGCATCGATTGGAAGAATCGTTAA
- a CDS encoding PVC-type heme-binding CxxCH protein, with protein sequence MLCLLAFSGASGFAGHAFAEKKPASKPPSDDPEQERQAFQVADGFEVNLWAADPLIQKPIEINFDPQGRLWVASSETYPQVRPGKEANDKILVLEDTKHAGHADKTTVFASGLLIPTGVLPGDGGVYAANSTELLFFSDTKGTGHADTRRVVLSGFGTEDTHHILHTLRWGPDGMMYCNQSVYIHSHIETPYGPRLLNGSGIWQFRPETMELNVFARGWWNPWGHSFDRWGNSFVTDGAGGQGINYCVPGGWYETAVGARRTLPGLNPGSPKECSLEIISGRQFPDDWQGNLITNDFRAHRVCRYVISENGSSYTSKELPELIKTNFPAFRPVDVKLGPDGALYIADWYNPIINHGEVDFRDPRRDHTHGRIWRVTAKGRPLVDPPQLVGASDVAVLDALKAPEDFTRQQARRVLKERGARVLPALAAWVKELNSSTPGAHAAAASTAASELDHQRLEALWVYQALRHVEPDLLRTLLHSTDYHARAAATRVLAAWHADIPDVLALLAERVVDGNPHVRLEAVRACAAVPTAAAAEIAMRALDRPLDRFLDYAVWQTANDLQDAWLPAVKSGEDVFAGNASHLTYALQAVGSRDVVPLLMGLLREGKLPPQRTEGALQLVAVLGGTKDLGTIFAMVLSDATPIERRRVLLQGLLTAAEQRGSVPSGDLNRLAKLIVASGATGDESLQTLAIRAAGLWKVETMHPKLAELALASSTSESSRAAAIESLAAMGGSRSREVLESLTAADRPFAIRSAAVVALAQIDLAAAASRAAKMLAAAPAAADPAPLIAGFLQRKAGPAALAAAIASEKLSPDIAKLSVRAVRASASEQPALVAALTTAGGLTIGGKRMPRGAELERLVAEVRAKGDPARGEAIFRRQDESCSKCHSIGGVGGQVAPDLSSIGASAPVDYLIESVLEPSAKIKDGFETTIVTTDSGRVFTGIKNRQTDKDLVLRDANDHEISIPLSSIDTAERSRTSLMPVGLADGLTRAELVDLVRFLSELGKVGPYSLSKAPIARRWQSLIQPPHAEPAKALASAVVDDALLQWTPAYSRVAGDLPLDDLPQLAGERHEKISIVRCRVDVAAAGKVDFRLNSAAGLALRVDGKPIPAAPAFAADLTAGQHTIVVQIDRHERTEPLRLAITDRAGSSSRAVFVGGR encoded by the coding sequence TTGCTTTGCTTGTTGGCGTTCAGCGGCGCGAGCGGCTTCGCGGGCCACGCATTTGCCGAGAAAAAGCCGGCCTCAAAACCGCCGTCGGATGATCCGGAGCAAGAGCGGCAGGCGTTCCAGGTGGCCGATGGATTCGAAGTGAACCTGTGGGCTGCGGATCCGTTGATCCAAAAGCCGATCGAAATCAATTTCGATCCGCAGGGCCGGCTGTGGGTCGCCAGCAGCGAAACGTATCCACAGGTTCGTCCGGGCAAAGAGGCCAACGACAAGATCCTGGTCCTCGAAGACACGAAGCACGCCGGCCACGCCGATAAGACAACGGTGTTCGCGTCCGGCTTGCTCATTCCCACCGGCGTCTTGCCGGGCGATGGCGGCGTATATGCCGCGAACAGCACCGAATTGCTCTTCTTTTCCGACACCAAGGGAACCGGTCATGCCGACACGCGCCGGGTCGTGCTTTCCGGTTTTGGCACCGAAGACACGCATCACATCTTGCATACGCTCCGTTGGGGGCCCGACGGAATGATGTATTGCAACCAATCGGTCTATATCCATAGCCACATCGAAACTCCTTACGGACCGCGCTTGCTCAATGGCAGCGGCATCTGGCAATTCCGGCCCGAAACGATGGAATTGAACGTTTTCGCCCGCGGTTGGTGGAACCCCTGGGGCCATTCGTTCGATCGCTGGGGCAATTCGTTCGTCACCGATGGCGCGGGCGGGCAAGGCATCAACTATTGCGTCCCCGGCGGTTGGTATGAAACGGCCGTCGGCGCCCGTCGCACATTGCCGGGCCTCAATCCGGGCAGCCCCAAGGAATGCAGTTTGGAGATCATTAGCGGCCGCCAGTTTCCCGACGACTGGCAAGGCAATCTAATCACCAACGATTTCCGCGCTCATCGCGTCTGCCGCTACGTGATCAGCGAAAACGGCTCGAGCTACACCTCAAAGGAACTTCCCGAGCTGATCAAAACAAATTTCCCGGCGTTTCGGCCGGTCGACGTGAAGCTCGGGCCCGACGGCGCGCTCTATATTGCCGACTGGTACAACCCGATCATCAACCACGGCGAAGTCGATTTCCGCGATCCGCGGCGCGATCACACGCACGGACGGATTTGGCGCGTCACGGCCAAGGGGCGGCCACTGGTCGATCCGCCGCAACTCGTCGGCGCGAGCGACGTGGCCGTGCTCGATGCGTTGAAAGCGCCCGAAGATTTCACGCGGCAACAAGCCCGGCGGGTGCTCAAGGAACGCGGCGCGCGAGTGTTGCCGGCACTGGCGGCATGGGTGAAAGAATTGAATTCCAGCACGCCGGGCGCCCACGCTGCGGCGGCAAGCACCGCGGCCAGCGAGTTGGATCACCAGCGACTGGAAGCCCTGTGGGTATATCAGGCGCTGCGGCACGTCGAACCGGATTTGCTGCGAACGCTCTTGCACTCGACCGATTATCATGCCCGAGCCGCGGCAACGCGCGTGTTGGCGGCATGGCACGCCGATATTCCCGATGTGCTGGCGCTACTGGCCGAACGCGTGGTTGATGGCAATCCGCATGTGCGTCTTGAAGCGGTGCGAGCGTGCGCGGCCGTTCCGACCGCCGCCGCAGCGGAAATCGCGATGCGCGCCCTCGATCGGCCTTTGGATCGCTTTTTGGACTACGCCGTGTGGCAAACGGCCAATGATTTGCAGGACGCGTGGCTGCCGGCCGTGAAATCGGGTGAAGATGTATTCGCGGGCAACGCGAGCCATCTGACCTACGCCTTGCAAGCCGTCGGATCGCGCGACGTCGTGCCGTTGCTGATGGGCTTGCTGCGCGAAGGGAAGCTGCCGCCGCAACGAACCGAAGGGGCGTTGCAACTCGTGGCCGTGCTCGGCGGGACGAAAGACCTGGGCACGATCTTCGCGATGGTCCTCTCCGACGCCACGCCAATCGAGCGCCGCCGCGTGCTCTTGCAAGGACTGCTCACCGCCGCCGAACAACGCGGCAGTGTTCCGTCCGGCGATCTGAACCGTTTGGCAAAGCTCATTGTCGCGTCGGGTGCAACCGGCGACGAAAGCCTGCAAACGCTCGCGATTCGAGCCGCCGGGCTATGGAAGGTGGAGACCATGCATCCGAAGCTCGCCGAACTTGCGCTCGCGAGCAGCACTTCCGAATCGTCCCGCGCCGCGGCGATCGAGAGCCTGGCGGCGATGGGGGGCTCGCGGAGCCGCGAAGTGCTTGAAAGCCTGACGGCTGCCGATCGCCCGTTCGCCATTCGCAGCGCGGCGGTCGTCGCGCTAGCGCAGATTGATTTGGCCGCCGCCGCGTCGCGAGCGGCGAAAATGTTGGCCGCCGCGCCGGCGGCAGCCGATCCGGCGCCGTTGATCGCCGGTTTTTTGCAGCGCAAAGCCGGCCCAGCGGCTCTCGCCGCGGCAATCGCCAGCGAAAAACTATCGCCCGACATCGCCAAGCTTTCCGTCCGGGCCGTGCGGGCCTCGGCATCCGAACAACCGGCGCTCGTCGCAGCATTAACCACTGCCGGCGGGCTGACGATCGGGGGCAAGCGAATGCCGCGCGGCGCGGAGCTCGAGCGATTGGTCGCGGAGGTCCGAGCCAAAGGCGATCCCGCTCGCGGCGAGGCTATCTTTCGCCGCCAGGATGAATCCTGCTCGAAGTGCCATTCGATCGGCGGCGTCGGCGGGCAGGTTGCCCCCGATTTATCGAGCATCGGCGCTAGCGCCCCGGTCGATTATCTCATCGAATCCGTTCTCGAACCGAGCGCGAAGATCAAAGACGGTTTCGAAACCACGATCGTCACGACCGACTCCGGCCGCGTCTTTACCGGCATCAAGAACCGGCAGACCGATAAAGACCTCGTGCTGCGCGACGCCAACGACCACGAGATCAGCATTCCGCTTTCGTCGATCGACACCGCCGAGCGAAGCCGCACGTCGCTCATGCCCGTCGGTCTCGCCGATGGGCTGACCCGGGCGGAGCTGGTTGATCTGGTGCGGTTCCTCTCGGAGCTTGGCAAGGTTGGCCCGTATTCGCTAAGCAAGGCGCCGATCGCGCGGCGGTGGCAATCGCTCATTCAACCGCCTCACGCCGAGCCCGCCAAAGCGCTCGCCAGCGCCGTGGTCGACGATGCGTTGCTGCAATGGACGCCCGCCTATAGCCGAGTGGCGGGCGATCTGCCGCTCGACGATCTGCCGCAACTCGCCGGCGAGCGCCACGAGAAAATCAGCATCGTCCGCTGCCGCGTCGATGTCGCCGCCGCCGGCAAAGTCGATTTCCGATTGAATTCCGCCGCCGGCCTCGCGCTCCGGGTCGATGGAAAACCGATCCCGGCCGCGCCCGCGTTCGCCGCCGATCTCACGGCGGGGCAACACACGATTGTCGTGCAGATTGATCGCCACGAGCGAACCGAACCACTGCGGCTGGCAATCACCGATCGCGCTGGTTCTTCATCCCGCGCAGTATTCGTCGGCGGCAGGTAA
- a CDS encoding SGNH/GDSL hydrolase family protein codes for MLIGSTLIERDQMYGYLETALTTRFYDRNITFRNLGWSGDTVWGDGWAMFGSPADGFRDRLKNVVAMKPTVIVLGFGTNESFAGKPALPHFVEGLNTLLDALAKTGARIVIFSPTREENLGRPLPDPAPQNERLAIYTDAMRQVAKQRGYRFVDLFTDLIPERMPPGYTPLTDDEMHLTEHGYQRLAEVVDTDLFGPRPAGPTLKPDELEALRHWINKKNELSFHRWRPENFTYLYLFRAHEQPGTAAETPDFEPLVLQAEAEIAKGRQPRGREH; via the coding sequence GTGCTGATCGGCAGCACGCTCATCGAGCGCGATCAGATGTACGGCTACCTGGAAACGGCGCTTACCACGCGGTTCTACGATCGCAACATCACCTTTCGCAACCTGGGCTGGAGCGGCGACACGGTGTGGGGCGACGGCTGGGCCATGTTCGGCTCCCCCGCCGACGGCTTTCGCGATCGGCTCAAGAATGTCGTGGCGATGAAGCCGACCGTGATCGTCCTCGGATTCGGCACCAACGAATCGTTTGCCGGCAAGCCGGCCCTGCCGCACTTCGTCGAAGGGCTGAACACGCTGCTCGATGCGCTTGCCAAAACCGGCGCCCGGATCGTGATCTTCTCGCCGACGCGCGAAGAAAATCTGGGCCGGCCGCTGCCGGATCCGGCCCCGCAAAACGAGCGGCTCGCCATCTACACCGATGCAATGCGGCAAGTCGCGAAGCAGCGCGGCTATCGATTCGTCGATCTGTTTACGGATTTGATTCCCGAGAGAATGCCGCCGGGCTACACGCCATTGACCGACGACGAAATGCATCTCACCGAGCATGGTTATCAGCGCTTGGCCGAGGTCGTCGATACCGATTTGTTTGGTCCCCGGCCTGCCGGTCCGACGTTGAAACCCGACGAGCTCGAAGCGCTCCGTCATTGGATCAACAAGAAGAATGAATTGTCGTTTCACCGCTGGCGGCCTGAGAATTTTACCTATTTGTATTTGTTCCGCGCGCATGAGCAGCCGGGAACCGCGGCCGAAACACCCGACTTCGAGCCGCTTGTGCTTCAGGCCGAAGCGGAAATCGCCAAGGGCCGCCAGCCGCGCGGCCGCGAGCATTAG
- a CDS encoding SHD1 domain-containing protein — translation MRRTTRTFLVWAMIASMMVDSVSAFGWGRRWRRCCWRESCCQTTCAAPVSCGCSSGSNQSSSGEASAGATENSPPTMPPPPTTGPTTSPPQGVPETPVPPAPPAPPKQPSGALTPSTPPTTPATPAPPATTPATPPAIPVAPPAPPVTPPVVPVVPKPAPKEPAKTTTPDDIFSEPAKPAPMPKEKEEPKPPATQPPATPKSSTPDDIFSEPAKPAPAPAPKEQPKPPATEPAKPATPDDIFSEPAKPAPKEPAKQPAKEAPAPAKPSDADPFAEPVKTAPTETPKDAAPAIPAKPSPAPSKPDQSPDDPFGGKNASTDKQSPAVTTVVEKPVVEKPVVEKPVIEKPVIEKPLGDKALADKPVAEKTAADKAPLPVKPLDDLADPFAPSPVSATAGKSPKARQVEAKPEVPEAKPAQDPVAKAKSADSNAAEPKAPEANAAELKSSETKPAADSQPTPDKSKPAEAPIDDPFAPVPAKPATKDGGSTAAPAALESVAAKAAMPPVAPAIAAPAAKVVEVASASTVEKPMTVAVVENDPMRVWHDDTGEFELRAKLVLMLPGKVRLLKETGRTTTVPLDRLSPADLSYVRQHASAMLAKLTAQSDPR, via the coding sequence ATGCGACGCACCACGCGGACCTTCCTGGTTTGGGCCATGATCGCCTCGATGATGGTCGATTCGGTTTCGGCATTCGGCTGGGGACGCCGATGGCGCCGCTGCTGCTGGCGCGAGAGCTGCTGCCAAACAACCTGCGCGGCGCCCGTGTCGTGTGGTTGCAGCAGTGGATCGAATCAATCGTCGTCGGGCGAAGCATCTGCGGGAGCAACGGAAAACAGCCCTCCGACGATGCCACCGCCGCCGACGACAGGCCCGACCACGTCTCCGCCGCAAGGCGTGCCCGAGACGCCAGTGCCCCCCGCCCCGCCCGCTCCTCCGAAGCAACCAAGCGGCGCCCTCACACCATCGACTCCACCGACTACGCCGGCAACTCCGGCTCCGCCCGCCACGACGCCAGCGACTCCGCCGGCAATCCCGGTGGCTCCGCCGGCTCCCCCCGTAACTCCGCCGGTCGTGCCCGTAGTTCCAAAACCCGCGCCAAAGGAGCCCGCAAAGACGACGACTCCGGACGACATCTTCAGCGAACCGGCCAAGCCGGCGCCGATGCCGAAGGAAAAGGAAGAACCAAAGCCGCCGGCGACACAGCCACCGGCAACGCCAAAGAGCAGCACTCCCGACGACATCTTCAGCGAACCGGCCAAGCCCGCGCCTGCACCGGCGCCGAAGGAGCAGCCGAAGCCGCCGGCCACGGAGCCAGCCAAGCCCGCAACGCCCGACGACATCTTCAGCGAGCCCGCGAAGCCGGCGCCGAAAGAGCCCGCGAAGCAACCGGCGAAGGAAGCGCCAGCCCCTGCGAAGCCGTCCGACGCCGATCCGTTTGCCGAGCCAGTGAAAACCGCGCCCACGGAAACACCGAAGGACGCTGCGCCAGCTATCCCCGCCAAGCCGAGTCCGGCCCCTTCCAAGCCCGACCAATCGCCTGACGATCCGTTCGGGGGGAAAAACGCTTCAACTGACAAGCAATCGCCCGCAGTAACGACCGTGGTCGAGAAACCGGTGGTCGAGAAACCGGTGGTCGAGAAACCGGTGATCGAGAAACCGGTGATCGAGAAACCGCTGGGCGACAAGGCGTTGGCCGATAAACCGGTGGCCGAAAAAACGGCTGCCGACAAGGCGCCGCTGCCGGTAAAGCCGCTCGACGATCTTGCGGATCCGTTCGCACCGAGCCCGGTGTCTGCCACCGCCGGGAAATCGCCCAAGGCAAGACAAGTCGAGGCAAAGCCGGAAGTGCCGGAAGCAAAACCAGCTCAAGACCCGGTTGCAAAAGCCAAGTCCGCCGATTCGAATGCAGCGGAGCCGAAGGCACCCGAAGCGAATGCCGCGGAATTGAAGTCCTCTGAAACCAAGCCGGCAGCGGATTCTCAGCCCACGCCCGACAAGAGCAAGCCGGCCGAAGCGCCGATCGACGATCCGTTCGCGCCCGTCCCGGCCAAGCCGGCCACGAAGGATGGCGGTTCTACCGCTGCGCCGGCGGCTCTTGAATCGGTCGCTGCAAAGGCCGCGATGCCGCCTGTCGCTCCCGCGATTGCGGCCCCGGCGGCGAAAGTCGTCGAAGTGGCCAGCGCTTCAACCGTCGAGAAGCCGATGACAGTCGCGGTCGTCGAAAACGACCCGATGCGTGTTTGGCACGACGACACCGGTGAGTTCGAGCTTCGCGCCAAGCTGGTGTTGATGTTGCCCGGCAAAGTACGGCTGCTGAAGGAAACGGGCCGAACCACAACGGTTCCGCTTGACCGCCTGAGCCCAGCCGATTTGTCCTATGTGCGCCAGCACGCCTCGGCAATGCTAGCGAAACTGACCGCCCAATCCGACCCCCGATAG